The following are from one region of the Melaminivora suipulveris genome:
- the queA gene encoding tRNA preQ1(34) S-adenosylmethionine ribosyltransferase-isomerase QueA, with protein MTDTARVFSLSDFDFELPETLIAQHPVPERSASRLLDGRHSSPADRIFRDLPALLSAGDLLVFNDTRVLRARIFGEKASGGRLELLIERVLEGNEVVAHMKVSKKPRPGATLHLAGGSARGGFDATLLSRWPDEDGPLFRLALRAPDGATAWELMERHGHLPLPPYIERRQDGDHDPDEAEDAERYQTVFAARPGAVAAPTAALHFDAGVLEQLAARGVQTASVTLHVGAGTFQPVKTENLAEHRMHSEWYDIPAATLAALERCRQRGGRVVAVGTTTVRTLESWARSGQATGDTAIFITPGFAFQVVDLLITNFHLPRSTLMMLVSAFAGYEHVMRLYRHAVEQRYRFFSYGDAMLLERRP; from the coding sequence ATGACCGACACCGCCCGCGTCTTCAGCCTGAGCGACTTCGATTTCGAGTTGCCCGAGACGCTGATCGCCCAGCACCCCGTCCCCGAGCGCAGCGCCTCGCGCCTGCTCGACGGCCGCCACAGCTCCCCCGCCGACCGCATCTTCCGCGACCTGCCCGCGCTGCTCAGCGCCGGCGATCTGCTGGTCTTCAACGACACCCGCGTGCTGCGCGCGCGCATCTTTGGCGAAAAGGCCAGCGGCGGCCGGCTCGAGCTGCTGATCGAGCGCGTGCTGGAGGGCAACGAAGTCGTGGCGCACATGAAGGTCAGCAAGAAGCCCCGTCCCGGCGCCACGCTGCACCTGGCAGGCGGCAGCGCGCGCGGCGGCTTCGACGCCACGCTGCTGTCGCGCTGGCCGGATGAGGATGGACCGCTGTTTCGCCTGGCGCTGCGTGCGCCGGACGGCGCCACCGCCTGGGAATTGATGGAGCGCCACGGCCATCTGCCGCTGCCGCCCTACATCGAGCGCCGGCAGGACGGCGACCACGACCCCGACGAGGCCGAGGATGCCGAGCGCTACCAGACGGTGTTCGCCGCCAGGCCCGGCGCCGTGGCCGCGCCCACGGCCGCCCTGCACTTCGACGCCGGCGTGCTGGAGCAGCTGGCCGCGCGCGGCGTACAGACGGCCAGCGTGACGCTGCACGTGGGCGCCGGCACCTTCCAGCCGGTGAAGACGGAAAACCTGGCCGAGCACCGCATGCACAGCGAGTGGTACGACATCCCGGCCGCCACCCTGGCCGCCCTGGAGCGCTGCCGCCAGCGCGGCGGCCGCGTGGTGGCGGTGGGCACGACGACGGTGCGCACGCTGGAGTCCTGGGCGCGAAGCGGCCAGGCGACGGGCGATACCGCCATCTTCATCACCCCAGGGTTCGCATTCCAGGTGGTCGACCTCCTGATCACCAACTTCCACCTGCCCAGGAGCACCTTGATGATGCTGGTCAGCGCCTTTGCCGGCTACGAGCACGTCATGCGGCTGTACCGCCACGCAGTGGAGCAGCGCTACCGTTTCTTCAGCTACGGCGACGCCATGCTGCTGGAGCGCCGGCCATGA
- a CDS encoding GAF domain-containing protein — protein sequence MPQQRPPYGFSDFALTASAAGVRTALAEVLALTDFRFIGIWRFQGGRANAAVHYDRLQPEVLAAEEVAETATYCCYVKQSGAPFKTAHALVDERLTTHPAREAVAAYVGVPVMDSQGTIIGTLCHYDLQPRDVRQVDTALMLMIASYLTLNDLVPPYPG from the coding sequence ATGCCCCAGCAACGCCCACCCTACGGTTTCTCGGACTTCGCGCTGACCGCGTCGGCGGCCGGCGTGCGCACGGCGCTGGCCGAGGTGCTGGCGCTGACCGACTTTCGCTTCATCGGCATCTGGCGCTTCCAGGGCGGCCGGGCCAATGCCGCCGTGCACTACGACCGGCTGCAGCCCGAAGTGCTCGCCGCCGAGGAAGTCGCCGAAACGGCCACCTACTGCTGCTACGTCAAGCAGTCCGGCGCGCCCTTCAAGACGGCGCACGCCCTGGTCGACGAGCGCCTCACCACGCACCCGGCGCGCGAGGCCGTCGCCGCCTATGTCGGCGTGCCGGTCATGGACTCTCAGGGCACCATCATCGGCACGCTGTGCCATTACGACCTGCAGCCGCGCGACGTGCGCCAGGTCGACACCGCGCTGATGCTGATGATCGCCAGCTACCTGACCTTGAACGATCTGGTGCCGCCCTACCCCGGCTGA